A genomic segment from Nicotiana sylvestris chromosome 1, ASM39365v2, whole genome shotgun sequence encodes:
- the LOC104249272 gene encoding late embryogenesis abundant protein At1g64065-like, translating to MVEREQVRPLAPASERPSSDDDETTLSKRRFHKRRCIKYCVFVSILLLILAIIIIILIFTVFKIKDPIIRMNGVTVDKLDLVNTGTIPMPKPGSNMTIKADVSVKNPNYASFRYSNTTTTISYRDTVVGEARGPPGKSKARRTMRMNITIDIITDKIVSHSSLLSDISTGLLTINSFTSVGGKVNLLRMIKKHVVVKMNCSITVNITSQRIQDQKCKKKVKL from the coding sequence ATGGTGGAGAGAGAGCAAGTCAGACCATTAGCTCCAGCATCCGAGCGGCCGAGCAGCGACGACGACGAGACAACGTTAAGCAAGAGACGATTTCATAAAAGAAGATGCATCAAATATTGTGTTTTCGTATCTATCCTTCTTCTCATTCTAGCCATAATAATCATCATTTTGATCTTCACAGTGTTCAAAATAAAAGACCCTATTATTAGAATGAATGGTGTGACAGTGGATAAACTAGACCTTGTTAACACTGGCACCATTCCCATGCCCAAACCAGGTTCCAACATGACTATAAAAGCTGATGTATCAGTAAAGAATCCTAATTATGCATCATTTAGGTATAGTAACACAACCACCACCATTTCCTACCGCGACACGGTGGTCGGGGAGGCGCGGGGCCCACCGGGGAAGTCGAAGGCACGTCGGACTATGAGGATGAACATAACGATTGATATTATTACGGACAAGATTGTGTCACACTCTAGCTTACTATCTGATATAAGCACTGGTTTGCTTACCATAAATAGCTTCACAAGTGTTGGTGGGAAGGTCAATTTGTTGAGGATGATTAAGAAACATGTGGTCGTCAAGATGAATTGCAGTATCACTGTGAATATTACTAGCCAGAGAATTCAAGATCAGAAGTGCAAGAAAAAGGTCAAGCTTTAA